A stretch of the Sulfurimonas sp. HSL3-1 genome encodes the following:
- a CDS encoding RNA-binding S4 domain-containing protein gives MRIDKFLNAVNITKRRTVAQDMLANGVVSINGQSVKASKNVAVGDIIAIAYLKGEKRYEVLQIPTTKSTPKSMQSEYVKELN, from the coding sequence ATGAGAATAGATAAATTTCTGAATGCGGTCAATATCACGAAGCGCCGCACCGTGGCGCAGGATATGCTCGCAAACGGGGTCGTCAGCATCAACGGCCAGAGTGTCAAGGCGAGCAAAAACGTCGCGGTGGGGGACATCATCGCCATTGCCTACCTCAAGGGGGAGAAGCGCTACGAAGTGCTGCAGATCCCGACGACGAAATCCACACCCAAATCGATGCAAAGCGAATACGTAAAGGAACTGAATTGA
- the trpD gene encoding anthranilate phosphoribosyltransferase, with protein MTYSEAQAAFERLFRHEMDDAQMRDFLLSMKLDETMPVEALAAAASVMRANAVALPVDEALRPELIDIVGTGGDKIGSFNISSTVAILCASMGSYVAKHGSRSVTSKSGSADMFEALGVRLDLGIEQTARLLEETGFTFMFAQNHHPAMKFIMPVRKSIPEKTIFNVLGPLTNPAGVRKIMLGVFDKSFVPKIAEALKINDVTSAIVVSSKERMDEISISDITYAARVDDKGITEYEIDPALYGIPRQPLEAIVGGDAVANATILQNIFENRATEAQRDIVRINAANAFIVDGKARDIQEGLEMADEALLGGRAKAKLAQIIEVSSKL; from the coding sequence TTGACCTACAGCGAAGCCCAAGCCGCGTTTGAACGCCTTTTCCGGCATGAGATGGACGATGCGCAGATGCGCGACTTCCTGCTCTCGATGAAACTGGATGAAACGATGCCGGTCGAGGCGCTGGCCGCCGCGGCATCCGTGATGCGCGCCAATGCCGTTGCGCTGCCCGTGGACGAAGCGCTGCGTCCGGAGTTGATCGACATCGTCGGCACGGGTGGTGATAAGATCGGCAGTTTCAATATCTCCTCGACCGTAGCGATCCTCTGCGCCTCGATGGGTTCCTACGTTGCCAAGCACGGCAGCCGCTCCGTCACCTCGAAATCGGGCAGTGCCGATATGTTCGAAGCCCTGGGGGTCAGGCTCGATCTTGGCATCGAACAGACCGCGCGTCTGCTCGAGGAGACGGGCTTTACCTTCATGTTCGCCCAGAATCACCACCCGGCGATGAAGTTCATCATGCCGGTACGCAAAAGCATCCCCGAAAAGACGATCTTCAACGTCTTGGGCCCGCTGACCAATCCCGCCGGCGTCAGGAAGATTATGCTCGGCGTCTTCGATAAAAGCTTCGTGCCGAAAATTGCGGAAGCGCTGAAGATCAACGACGTGACATCGGCGATCGTCGTCAGTTCAAAGGAACGGATGGACGAGATCAGCATCTCCGACATCACCTACGCGGCCCGTGTCGATGATAAAGGGATCACCGAATACGAGATCGATCCCGCCCTCTACGGCATTCCGCGCCAGCCCCTTGAAGCAATTGTCGGGGGCGATGCCGTTGCGAATGCCACGATTTTGCAGAACATCTTCGAAAACCGTGCGACGGAAGCGCAGCGCGATATCGTGCGGATCAACGCGGCCAATGCCTTTATCGTCGACGGAAAGGCACGGGATATCCAGGAGGGGCTCGAGATGGCCGACGAGGCGCTGCTGGGAGGCCGGGCCAAGGCCAAGCTGGCGCAGATCATCGAGGTCTCGTCAAAACTGTGA
- the tsaE gene encoding tRNA (adenosine(37)-N6)-threonylcarbamoyltransferase complex ATPase subunit type 1 TsaE — MRQLKCGREDLDRVVGAMMDALPRGGVVVLQGDLASGKTTLTQAAARHLNIDEPVTSPTFSLQQCYGDQMFHYDIYNHGIEHFLALGLLEELEKPGYHFIEWGDETLIEMLKIAEIPAVVIEIEKCAPDARCYKVYHA, encoded by the coding sequence GTGAGACAGCTCAAATGCGGCCGGGAGGATCTGGACCGGGTGGTCGGCGCCATGATGGATGCGCTGCCCCGGGGCGGCGTCGTGGTCCTGCAGGGCGACCTCGCCAGCGGCAAGACGACGCTGACCCAGGCCGCGGCACGCCATCTCAATATCGACGAACCGGTCACCTCGCCGACCTTTTCGCTGCAGCAGTGCTACGGCGACCAGATGTTCCACTACGACATCTATAACCACGGTATCGAGCATTTTCTCGCCCTGGGGCTTCTTGAAGAGCTGGAAAAGCCGGGATACCATTTCATCGAATGGGGGGATGAAACTCTCATAGAGATGCTGAAGATAGCGGAGATTCCCGCCGTCGTCATTGAAATCGAAAAGTGCGCTCCCGACGCACGCTGTTACAAGGTGTACCATGCATAA
- the lptB gene encoding LPS export ABC transporter ATP-binding protein has protein sequence MHKLSAQELVKTIKQTEIVRGVSLEVNTGEVVGLLGPNGAGKTTTFYMICGLVEATGGEVFIDEKNISSYPMHARARAGIGYLPQEASIFKDLTVEENLMVAAQAVIKSKKEQRERIDEMLDIFNIEPIRYRKGISLSGGERRRAEIARALVARPRFLLLDEPFAGVDPLAVLDIQKVVEQLVKHDIGVLITDHNVRETLDVCDRAYVIKSGTLLASGTSAEIMVNEDVRRHYLGESFKF, from the coding sequence ATGCATAAACTGAGCGCCCAGGAGTTGGTCAAGACGATCAAACAGACGGAAATCGTCCGCGGAGTCTCTTTGGAGGTCAACACCGGCGAGGTCGTCGGCCTGCTCGGTCCCAACGGGGCGGGCAAAACCACGACCTTCTATATGATCTGCGGCCTTGTCGAAGCGACGGGCGGCGAAGTCTTCATCGACGAGAAAAACATCTCGAGCTATCCGATGCACGCCCGGGCCCGAGCGGGGATAGGCTACCTGCCGCAGGAAGCCTCCATCTTCAAAGACCTCACCGTCGAGGAGAACCTGATGGTCGCGGCGCAGGCGGTGATCAAGAGCAAGAAGGAGCAGCGCGAGCGTATCGACGAGATGCTCGATATCTTCAACATCGAACCGATCCGCTACCGCAAGGGGATCAGCCTCTCGGGCGGGGAGCGCCGCCGCGCCGAGATCGCCCGCGCCCTCGTTGCCCGTCCCCGCTTCTTATTGCTCGACGAACCCTTTGCCGGCGTCGACCCGCTGGCGGTCCTTGATATCCAGAAGGTCGTCGAGCAGCTGGTCAAGCACGACATCGGCGTGCTGATCACCGACCATAACGTCCGCGAGACCCTCGACGTCTGCGATCGCGCCTACGTCATCAAGAGCGGTACGCTCCTCGCGTCGGGCACAAGCGCCGAGATCATGGTCAACGAAGATGTCCGGCGGCACTACCTTGGCGAGTCGTTTAAATTTTAA
- a CDS encoding TIGR02757 family protein, with amino-acid sequence MDAEMGQRNHAQEISYERPDPILVAQRYQEPYSALVCALFAYGRADLIVRFLDGLDFRLLDAEESAIRRAFEGQYYRFQNRTDIIEFFITLRRLKLEGDIEALFTEAYRPNRSVIDGVNAVIAKMQALNGYESRGYRFLVGREVTKYKGGAPMKRWLMFLRWMVRSDAIDFGLWQGVGTSDLLMPLDTHTFNVSRRLGLLQRKSYDLQAVAELTESLKRFDPDDPVKYDFALYRLGQEKQY; translated from the coding sequence TTGGATGCGGAGATGGGGCAGCGCAACCATGCGCAGGAGATCTCCTATGAACGTCCCGATCCCATTCTCGTCGCACAGCGTTACCAGGAGCCCTACAGCGCGCTCGTATGCGCGCTGTTCGCTTACGGGCGCGCCGATCTGATCGTCCGTTTCCTCGACGGTCTCGATTTCAGGCTGCTGGATGCGGAGGAGAGCGCTATCCGCAGGGCATTCGAAGGGCAATACTACCGTTTCCAGAATCGGACGGACATCATCGAATTCTTTATCACCCTGCGGCGTCTGAAGCTCGAAGGCGATATCGAAGCGCTGTTCACGGAGGCGTACCGTCCCAATCGTTCCGTGATTGACGGCGTGAATGCCGTGATAGCGAAGATGCAGGCGCTCAACGGTTATGAGAGCCGCGGATACCGCTTTCTCGTCGGCCGTGAAGTGACCAAGTACAAAGGGGGCGCGCCGATGAAGCGGTGGCTGATGTTCCTGCGCTGGATGGTCCGCAGCGACGCCATCGATTTTGGGCTCTGGCAGGGTGTCGGCACCTCCGATCTGCTGATGCCCCTCGATACCCATACGTTTAACGTGTCGCGCCGGCTGGGACTTCTGCAACGAAAGAGCTACGACTTGCAGGCCGTCGCGGAGTTGACGGAGAGCCTCAAACGTTTTGATCCGGATGACCCCGTAAAGTATGACTTCGCCCTCTACCGCCTCGGCCAGGAGAAACAGTACTGA
- a CDS encoding YbjN domain-containing protein produces the protein MALSLLTACVFMPNIQLLHAEDLLWAEGAKAIESMAKGFGSATLKTSSNGAPYIIGRIDGTKYGIYFYGCEDDGSACKSIQFTVGWSEAKMTMETINRWNRDTRFGKAYLDEEGDPCLEMDVNLDYGVTSRNVEDSFDLWTRALKSFKTDYLD, from the coding sequence GTGGCTTTGTCACTCCTTACCGCCTGTGTGTTCATGCCAAACATCCAACTGCTGCACGCTGAGGATCTGCTCTGGGCAGAGGGGGCAAAGGCGATCGAAAGCATGGCAAAGGGGTTCGGCAGCGCGACGCTTAAAACGAGCAGTAACGGTGCCCCCTACATTATCGGGCGCATTGACGGGACAAAGTACGGCATCTACTTTTACGGGTGCGAGGATGACGGTTCGGCGTGCAAAAGCATTCAATTTACCGTAGGGTGGAGCGAAGCGAAGATGACGATGGAGACGATTAACCGGTGGAACCGGGATACACGTTTCGGAAAGGCCTATCTCGACGAAGAGGGTGACCCGTGCCTGGAGATGGACGTCAACCTGGATTACGGCGTGACGTCGCGCAACGTCGAAGACTCTTTCGACCTCTGGACGCGTGCGCTCAAAAGTTTTAAAACGGATTACCTGGACTAG
- a CDS encoding CoA-binding protein → MECEFPTVNANNDEIKAMFEATKTIAVLGLSPDESKDSHRVAKYLKEAGYKIVPVYPKEEEILGEKVYRSLAEIPFPVDMVDIFRKPAALDAVADACIARGDVKFFWAQKGIVNNAAAEKAEQAGMKVVQNHCTMVEHRHLLG, encoded by the coding sequence ATGGAGTGCGAATTCCCGACGGTAAACGCCAATAACGATGAGATCAAGGCGATGTTCGAAGCGACCAAGACGATCGCCGTTCTCGGGCTCTCCCCCGATGAGAGCAAGGACAGCCACCGTGTAGCGAAATACCTCAAAGAGGCGGGCTATAAGATCGTTCCTGTCTACCCCAAAGAGGAGGAGATCCTCGGCGAAAAGGTCTACCGCTCCCTGGCCGAGATCCCCTTTCCGGTCGATATGGTCGATATCTTCCGCAAGCCGGCAGCACTGGATGCCGTCGCGGACGCCTGCATCGCGCGCGGTGATGTGAAGTTCTTCTGGGCCCAAAAGGGGATCGTCAACAACGCGGCCGCCGAAAAAGCGGAGCAGGCGGGGATGAAAGTTGTTCAGAACCACTGCACGATGGTCGAACACCGCCATCTTTTGGGGTAA
- the ilvA gene encoding threonine ammonia-lyase has translation MFPFSKIEQAAERIGGVVTKTPYAFAPYLSEMSGCEVYLKKENLQITGAFKIRGAYNKIASLSDTERARGVVAASAGNHAQGVAYSASQFGIRAVIVMPESTPLTKVDGVRHFGAEVILHGNNYDEAYAHAVAYGTEHGLEFVHPFEDDEVIAGQGTLGLELLAAGERPDAVVVPVGGGGLISGVAAAIKHLDPSIEVIGVSATGAPAMRQSFEAKRPIDTTSVRTIADGIAVRDTSPKTLAYILESVDRFIGVDDEEIANAILFLLEKQKLSVEGAGAVGVAALLHKKLPHLVGKRVAVVLSGGNVDVTLLSVIIEKGLLKSFRKMKLTVTLVDRPGSLMQLTELLKSLNANIVHIAYDRTSTDLDYGDANVTIHLETKGEAHQNEIRDLLHRHGYLSQEGH, from the coding sequence TTGTTTCCTTTCAGCAAGATCGAACAGGCCGCCGAACGCATCGGCGGCGTCGTGACGAAAACCCCCTATGCCTTTGCGCCCTATCTCAGTGAAATGAGCGGCTGCGAGGTCTACCTCAAGAAGGAGAACCTCCAGATCACGGGTGCGTTCAAGATCCGGGGTGCTTACAACAAGATCGCTTCGCTGAGCGACACGGAACGCGCACGCGGCGTTGTCGCGGCGAGTGCGGGCAATCATGCCCAGGGGGTTGCCTACTCCGCGTCGCAGTTCGGGATCCGTGCCGTCATCGTCATGCCCGAATCGACGCCGCTGACCAAGGTGGACGGTGTGCGCCATTTCGGGGCGGAAGTCATCCTGCACGGCAACAACTACGACGAAGCCTATGCCCATGCCGTCGCCTACGGTACGGAGCACGGGCTGGAGTTCGTCCACCCCTTTGAAGATGACGAGGTCATCGCCGGACAGGGAACATTGGGCCTGGAACTGTTGGCGGCGGGTGAACGTCCTGACGCGGTGGTCGTCCCCGTCGGCGGCGGCGGCCTGATCAGCGGCGTTGCGGCTGCCATTAAGCATCTAGACCCCTCCATCGAGGTGATCGGCGTCAGCGCGACCGGCGCGCCGGCGATGCGTCAATCTTTTGAAGCAAAGCGGCCGATCGATACGACCTCGGTCCGTACCATTGCCGACGGGATCGCCGTGCGCGACACGTCGCCGAAGACCCTGGCATACATCCTGGAGAGCGTCGACCGTTTTATCGGCGTCGACGACGAAGAGATCGCCAACGCGATCCTCTTTCTGCTGGAAAAACAGAAGCTCTCAGTCGAAGGGGCCGGTGCCGTCGGTGTCGCGGCGCTGCTGCACAAAAAACTGCCGCACCTTGTCGGCAAAAGGGTCGCCGTGGTGCTTTCGGGCGGGAACGTGGACGTCACGCTGCTCTCCGTCATTATCGAGAAGGGTCTGCTCAAATCGTTCCGGAAAATGAAACTGACCGTTACCCTGGTCGACCGTCCGGGATCGCTGATGCAGCTAACAGAACTGCTCAAGTCCCTCAACGCGAACATTGTGCATATCGCTTACGACCGCACCTCGACGGATCTTGACTACGGGGATGCCAACGTGACGATCCATCTGGAGACGAAGGGCGAGGCGCACCAGAACGAGATCCGCGACCTCCTTCACCGCCACGGCTATCTCAGCCAGGAAGGGCACTGA
- a CDS encoding phosphatase, whose amino-acid sequence MAKVVAIDLGSNTCRAIEYDCATGSFGRECERIVKTADRMHETGLIDEGAVERVIAALKEADALFDLKKTPYHAVTTAAMRMAKNSDEVLDRIAGETGVRFEVIDADREAFYALTAARARLAELGMSAESLCMIDIGGGSTEVIFYQKGETVSKSFPIGIVTVAQQCEDPEEIRTFVQLQLLREVYIFVDTYIITKGRPLTFVMTAGTPTTIAAFLQGMTYDSYDPTKINGYRLSRPDCEKALQELLALDEMTRTLYVGVGREALIVAGIVIVELFYEVLDYNDAIVIDDGVREGVAIAFCEEGEH is encoded by the coding sequence ATGGCCAAAGTCGTTGCGATCGACCTGGGGTCGAACACCTGCCGCGCCATCGAATACGATTGTGCGACGGGCAGCTTCGGCCGCGAATGCGAACGGATCGTCAAGACCGCAGACCGGATGCACGAGACGGGCCTGATAGACGAGGGCGCGGTCGAGCGGGTGATCGCCGCGCTGAAAGAGGCCGATGCGCTGTTCGATCTGAAAAAAACGCCCTACCACGCCGTCACGACCGCGGCGATGCGTATGGCGAAGAACAGTGACGAAGTGCTTGACCGGATTGCCGGGGAGACGGGGGTGCGGTTCGAGGTGATCGATGCCGACCGGGAGGCGTTTTACGCCCTGACGGCGGCCCGTGCCCGCCTGGCGGAACTCGGGATGTCAGCGGAATCGCTCTGCATGATCGACATCGGCGGCGGCTCGACGGAGGTAATCTTCTATCAAAAGGGCGAGACGGTCTCAAAGAGTTTTCCCATCGGCATCGTGACGGTGGCCCAGCAGTGCGAAGATCCCGAGGAGATCAGGACCTTCGTGCAGCTTCAACTGCTGCGTGAGGTGTACATCTTTGTGGATACGTACATCATTACCAAAGGGCGCCCCCTGACCTTCGTGATGACGGCCGGGACCCCGACGACCATTGCCGCGTTTCTGCAGGGAATGACCTACGACAGCTACGACCCGACGAAGATCAACGGCTACAGACTCAGCAGGCCCGATTGCGAGAAGGCGCTGCAGGAACTGCTGGCGCTGGACGAAATGACACGCACGCTTTATGTCGGTGTGGGACGCGAGGCGCTGATCGTCGCGGGGATCGTTATTGTCGAGCTCTTCTACGAAGTGCTTGACTACAATGACGCGATCGTGATCGACGACGGAGTGCGCGAAGGGGTGGCAATCGCTTTTTGCGAAGAGGGGGAGCACTAA
- a CDS encoding acetolactate synthase large subunit, translated as MQMSGAQMVIEALKHEGVDTVFGYPGGAIMNVYDEIYKQDDFQHILTRHEQAAVHAAEGYAKVTGKVGVAMVTSGPGFTNAVTGIADAYMDSIPLVVISGQVPMSLIGTDAFQEIDSVGISRSCTKHNYLVTDAADLPRVLKEAFYLAATGRPGPVHVDIPKDVTAQIAEFDYSRPVEMETYKPTTKGNARQIKKAIEAIAAAKRPLLYLGGGIISANAADEVRAFAKMTGIPAVETFMARGTMGADNPLVISMLGMHGSYAANMAMSETDLVIGLGARFDDRVTGKLSEFAKNADVIHVDIDPASISKLVNAEYPIVGDVKYVVEEMTTLAKGKVDPERYAPWLETIDHFNKLHPLGYEEEAGTIKPQWVIERIGQLLGEKANISTDVGQHQMWTAQFYPFTRPRQFISSGGLGTMGFGFPAAMGVKRGDMERVSINVTGDGSILMNIQELMTSVEYKLPVINVILNNHFLGMVRQWQTLFYDKRYSETDLSMQPNWVGLVESFGGVGYNVETKEEFDAALKDAVEKNVVAMINVSVSRFENVLPMVPAGGSLFNMMLEYKDK; from the coding sequence ATGCAGATGAGTGGCGCACAGATGGTCATTGAGGCACTGAAACACGAAGGGGTTGATACCGTATTCGGTTACCCCGGCGGTGCCATCATGAACGTCTATGACGAAATATACAAACAAGACGATTTCCAACATATCCTGACCCGGCACGAGCAGGCGGCCGTGCATGCAGCGGAGGGGTATGCGAAGGTAACGGGCAAGGTCGGCGTGGCGATGGTCACCTCCGGACCGGGCTTTACCAACGCCGTGACGGGAATCGCCGATGCGTATATGGACTCCATCCCTCTCGTCGTTATCAGCGGGCAGGTCCCGATGTCGCTGATCGGGACGGATGCGTTCCAGGAGATCGACTCCGTCGGTATCAGCCGCTCGTGTACGAAGCATAACTACCTTGTCACCGACGCGGCGGACCTTCCGCGCGTCCTGAAAGAGGCCTTTTACCTCGCCGCGACCGGGCGGCCGGGACCGGTCCACGTCGACATTCCCAAAGACGTTACGGCACAGATCGCCGAGTTCGACTACAGCAGACCGGTAGAGATGGAGACCTACAAGCCGACGACCAAAGGGAATGCACGCCAGATCAAAAAGGCGATCGAGGCTATTGCCGCGGCCAAGCGTCCGCTGCTCTACCTCGGCGGCGGTATCATCAGCGCCAATGCGGCGGACGAAGTCCGTGCTTTCGCGAAAATGACGGGCATTCCGGCGGTTGAAACCTTCATGGCCCGCGGCACGATGGGGGCGGACAACCCGCTCGTGATCTCCATGCTGGGGATGCACGGCTCCTATGCCGCGAACATGGCGATGAGCGAAACTGACCTGGTCATCGGTCTGGGGGCGCGTTTCGATGACCGCGTGACCGGGAAACTGAGCGAGTTCGCGAAAAATGCCGACGTTATCCATGTCGACATCGACCCCGCGAGCATCTCCAAGCTCGTCAACGCGGAGTACCCGATCGTCGGGGATGTAAAGTACGTCGTCGAAGAGATGACGACCCTGGCCAAGGGTAAAGTCGATCCGGAACGTTATGCACCGTGGCTGGAGACGATCGACCACTTCAACAAACTGCATCCGCTGGGCTATGAAGAGGAAGCGGGTACGATCAAACCGCAGTGGGTCATCGAGCGCATCGGGCAGCTGCTGGGCGAAAAGGCTAATATCAGCACCGACGTCGGCCAGCATCAGATGTGGACGGCCCAGTTCTACCCCTTCACGCGGCCGCGTCAGTTCATCAGCTCCGGCGGACTGGGCACGATGGGCTTTGGTTTCCCGGCGGCGATGGGGGTCAAGCGCGGCGATATGGAGCGCGTCAGCATCAACGTCACGGGCGACGGCTCGATCCTGATGAATATCCAGGAGCTGATGACGTCGGTCGAGTACAAACTGCCGGTCATCAACGTCATCCTGAACAACCATTTCCTGGGGATGGTCCGCCAGTGGCAGACGCTCTTTTACGACAAGCGCTATTCGGAGACGGACCTCTCCATGCAGCCCAACTGGGTCGGGCTCGTCGAGAGCTTCGGCGGAGTCGGCTACAACGTCGAGACGAAAGAGGAGTTCGACGCCGCGCTCAAAGATGCGGTCGAGAAGAACGTCGTGGCGATGATCAACGTCAGCGTTTCGCGTTTCGAGAACGTTCTGCCGATGGTCCCGGCCGGCGGTTCGCTGTTTAATATGATGTTGGAATACAAGGATAAATGA
- the ilvN gene encoding acetolactate synthase small subunit codes for MMQNERRVVSVILQNEASALSRITDLFSARGYNIESLTVAPIPESKYSRLTIATSGSVRVIEQIIKQLHKLIPVLRVYEHADLVEKEMAMVKFPIGENLSDIETLSKAYNGKIVNVGNDMIIAMVADEPKRVSHYLEAVKRFNPKEIVRSGTVALER; via the coding sequence ATGATGCAAAACGAAAGAAGAGTTGTATCGGTCATCTTACAGAACGAAGCCAGTGCCCTGTCGCGGATCACGGACCTCTTTTCGGCCCGCGGCTACAATATCGAGTCGTTGACCGTCGCGCCGATCCCGGAATCGAAATATTCCCGCCTGACGATCGCGACCTCCGGCTCCGTCCGGGTGATCGAACAGATCATCAAGCAGCTGCACAAGCTCATCCCCGTTCTGCGGGTCTATGAACACGCCGATCTCGTCGAGAAGGAGATGGCGATGGTCAAGTTCCCGATCGGGGAGAACCTCTCCGATATCGAAACGCTGAGCAAGGCCTACAACGGCAAGATCGTCAATGTCGGCAACGACATGATCATCGCGATGGTCGCCGACGAGCCCAAACGCGTTTCGCACTACCTCGAAGCTGTTAAACGTTTCAATCCCAAAGAGATCGTACGCAGCGGCACCGTGGCCCTGGAGCGCTAG
- the lpxD gene encoding UDP-3-O-(3-hydroxymyristoyl)glucosamine N-acyltransferase has product MRLSLIAETLGTPLPGEEREIRAMNTLAEASAEELSYLSDNRYLKSLETTKAAAVLVKADAADAVPAHCIALVCEDVSLAMAKATSLFTPPLIDHNAAEPIIGVESFIDPRANIEKGTVIGKGVTVMAGAYVGSGVVIGDDTVIFPNVTIYRDCRIGSRCRIHGGSTIGADGFGYAHTAQGEHVKIYQNGNVVIEDDVEIGANCSIDRALFNSTIIRRGAKIDNNVHIGHNCDIGEHCIFVAQVGVGGSTHLGRNCVVSGQTAFSDHLEIAPFTTFTARSGVTKSIKESGKIFSGYPLMEHRLWTRLQSRLSKLAKEGISTKRRTKAHETE; this is encoded by the coding sequence GTGCGACTCTCTCTTATCGCGGAAACACTCGGAACGCCACTGCCGGGTGAAGAGCGCGAGATTCGTGCGATGAATACGCTGGCGGAGGCGTCGGCAGAAGAACTCTCCTACCTTTCGGATAACCGTTACCTCAAATCTCTGGAGACGACAAAGGCCGCGGCGGTGCTGGTCAAAGCGGATGCCGCGGATGCCGTTCCTGCACACTGTATCGCCCTGGTTTGCGAGGACGTCTCCCTTGCGATGGCGAAGGCGACATCCCTCTTTACACCGCCGCTGATCGATCATAATGCCGCCGAACCGATTATCGGGGTTGAGAGTTTCATCGACCCGCGCGCCAATATCGAGAAGGGGACCGTCATCGGCAAAGGCGTCACGGTGATGGCCGGCGCCTATGTCGGATCGGGCGTCGTGATCGGCGATGATACGGTGATCTTCCCCAATGTGACAATCTACCGCGACTGCCGTATCGGTTCGCGTTGCCGTATCCACGGCGGCAGCACCATCGGCGCGGACGGCTTCGGCTACGCGCATACGGCCCAGGGCGAACACGTTAAGATCTACCAAAACGGCAACGTTGTCATCGAAGATGACGTCGAGATCGGGGCAAACTGCTCGATCGACCGGGCGCTGTTCAATTCGACGATTATCCGCCGCGGCGCCAAGATCGACAATAACGTGCATATCGGCCACAACTGCGACATCGGGGAGCACTGTATCTTCGTTGCGCAGGTCGGCGTCGGCGGGTCGACGCATCTGGGCCGCAACTGTGTCGTCAGCGGCCAGACGGCCTTTTCCGATCACCTCGAGATCGCCCCGTTTACGACCTTCACGGCGCGTTCGGGCGTCACGAAGTCCATCAAGGAGAGCGGTAAAATCTTCAGCGGCTACCCGCTGATGGAGCATCGCCTCTGGACCCGGCTGCAGAGCCGGCTGTCGAAACTGGCCAAAGAGGGGATCAGCACCAAACGGAGGACGAAAGCGCATGAAACTGAGTGA
- the lpxD gene encoding UDP-3-O-(3-hydroxymyristoyl)glucosamine N-acyltransferase → MKLSEFCQKLAIPFSGEEREINGLNALQEAGQNEVSFLENPKYASQLSGTNAAAVLVTEAMAQHLPEQCTPLIVDEPYIVLAKASAFFAPLRLEHDLPESIIGEGTVIEEGAFVAKGSRIGENCHIMPGAFVGNNVTIGDNTILYPNVTVYRDCKLGSDCIIHAGTVIGSDGFGFATTKLGEHVKIYQNGNVVIEDDVEIGSNTTIDRAVFKSTVIKKGVRIDNLVQVGHNCVVGEYSVLVSQVGLAGSSNLGRNVVMGGQSATAGHLSIAPFTTIAARGGVTKNVDKAGVYGGFPLMEHRLWLKLQGKLARLLKA, encoded by the coding sequence ATGAAACTGAGTGAGTTCTGCCAAAAACTCGCCATTCCCTTCAGCGGGGAGGAGCGGGAGATCAACGGTCTCAATGCCCTGCAGGAAGCGGGGCAGAATGAAGTGAGCTTTTTGGAAAACCCGAAATACGCTTCACAGCTCTCGGGAACCAATGCCGCAGCCGTGCTGGTGACGGAGGCGATGGCGCAGCATCTGCCCGAACAGTGCACTCCCCTGATCGTCGACGAGCCCTATATCGTGCTGGCGAAAGCCTCCGCCTTTTTCGCTCCTCTTCGCCTTGAACATGATCTGCCTGAGAGTATTATCGGCGAGGGGACGGTGATCGAGGAGGGTGCCTTTGTCGCCAAGGGAAGCCGTATCGGAGAGAACTGTCATATCATGCCGGGTGCTTTTGTCGGCAACAATGTCACGATAGGCGATAACACGATCCTCTATCCCAACGTGACGGTCTACCGCGATTGCAAGCTAGGCAGCGACTGTATCATCCACGCGGGAACGGTCATCGGCAGTGACGGTTTCGGGTTCGCGACGACCAAGCTGGGCGAACATGTCAAAATCTATCAGAACGGAAACGTCGTGATCGAGGATGACGTCGAGATCGGCTCCAATACGACGATTGACCGTGCCGTCTTCAAGAGTACGGTAATCAAAAAAGGGGTGCGCATCGACAACCTTGTCCAGGTGGGCCACAACTGCGTTGTCGGCGAATACAGCGTTCTAGTCTCCCAGGTGGGGCTTGCAGGCTCCTCAAACCTCGGACGCAACGTCGTCATGGGCGGCCAGAGCGCAACGGCCGGCCACCTCTCTATCGCGCCGTTCACGACGATTGCCGCGCGCGGCGGCGTGACGAAAAATGTCGATAAAGCCGGCGTCTACGGCGGGTTCCCGCTGATGGAACACAGACTCTGGTTGAAGCTCCAGGGCAAACTGGCACGGCTGCTTAAGGCGTAA